A single genomic interval of Saccharospirillum mangrovi harbors:
- a CDS encoding LysR family transcriptional regulator — MDRYTQIQTFLAVCDAGSFTAAAQTLGLSRSRVSQLVLQLEQRLGVTLLQRTTRSQHLTPEGEHFRRQCQLGLQQLDDAEHKLKLMADRLSGPVRINSVGGLLGEHYLARMLTEIVDSHPDLDIRLDYSSQRVDLSRDPVDLVIRGGDDPGSGVEAERLGRLEHRLCASPKYLNRVGFPHHPTDLDRFNCVTGTPTLWRFRRGNEQLDITPSGNWRSPSSQAQLLAVEQGLGIARLSNLVLKEPLQAGRLVPVLSDWQIENTSIWLVWAPRLELPRRVQMVRDHLIRRFHSIDLGAL, encoded by the coding sequence ATGGATCGCTATACCCAAATCCAGACCTTTCTTGCCGTCTGCGACGCCGGCAGCTTTACCGCTGCGGCTCAGACGTTGGGATTGTCGCGCAGCCGCGTCAGCCAGTTGGTGCTGCAACTGGAACAACGGCTCGGTGTGACCTTGCTGCAACGCACTACGCGCAGCCAACATCTGACACCTGAAGGCGAACATTTTCGACGCCAGTGTCAGCTCGGTCTGCAGCAGTTAGACGACGCCGAACACAAACTCAAATTAATGGCCGACCGGTTGTCCGGCCCGGTGCGCATTAATTCGGTGGGTGGCTTGTTAGGCGAGCATTATCTGGCGCGAATGCTGACTGAAATTGTCGACTCACATCCGGATCTCGATATTCGCCTCGACTATTCCAGCCAACGGGTCGATCTCAGTCGTGACCCGGTCGATCTGGTGATTCGCGGCGGCGACGATCCCGGTTCCGGCGTCGAAGCCGAGCGATTGGGTCGGCTGGAGCACCGACTCTGCGCCAGCCCAAAGTATCTGAATCGGGTTGGCTTTCCGCATCATCCGACCGATCTCGACCGCTTCAATTGCGTGACCGGCACACCAACCCTGTGGCGATTCCGGCGCGGCAACGAGCAGCTGGACATTACACCCAGCGGCAACTGGCGGTCGCCGTCGAGTCAGGCGCAATTGTTGGCGGTAGAACAGGGATTGGGCATCGCCCGTCTGTCGAATCTGGTGCTGAAAGAACCGTTGCAGGCGGGCCGGCTGGTGCCGGTATTGAGCGATTGGCAGATTGAAAATACGTCGATCTGGCTGGTTTGGGCGCCCCGCCTGGAACTGCCCAGGCGGGTACAGATGGTGCGCGACCATCTGATCCGCCGTTTTCACAGCATCGATTTGGGCGCGCTTTAG
- the rep gene encoding DNA helicase Rep — protein MAQLNPRQSESVHYISGPMLVLAGAGSGKTSVITQKIAYLINECGYKAHNIAAVTFTNKAAREMRARVSKLVKGKAGHGLIVSTFHTLGLNILRRDGSHLGLKPGFTLFDDHDTKALIKDIVLREVPNAVDEVDFFRHLISLWKNDLAEPNDLRGKMEDARHSLAVEVYEQYLRMLSAYNATDFDDLIRLPTILFRDHPEVLERWQRRIRYLLVDEYQDTNASQYQLVKMLVGDQRRFTVVGDDDQSIYSWRGAKPENLVQLQEDFPGLNIVKLEQNYRSTGLILKAANTVIDNNPHVFTKTLWSEMGFGDPIRIIRTPNDEAEAERIANEILHQHLVRRGQYKDFAVLYRGNFQARVLEIKLQQNRIPYKMTGGTSFFAKAEIKDVMSYLRLLVNPDDDAAFLRIINTPRREIGPATLEKLNEYAGQRGVSLCAACQEVGLKQHLPDKAGERLDRFSTWLDRTIKKLHTEADPVMVIREMITDINYEAWLRQDSDTDRQAEKRLANVHVLIDSLQAMLERGDEDDDSDIQVQDAIGKLVLRDIMDRQEEEDDSDAVQLMTLHASKGLEFPHVFIMGLEEELLPHRNSIESGDIEEERRLMYVGITRAQRTLTLTYAAKRKQFGEIVDCTPSRFLDELPQDDLQWDGREDADPTATRENGRQSIANLRAMLNS, from the coding sequence ATGGCCCAGTTAAACCCCCGTCAAAGCGAATCGGTGCACTACATCAGTGGGCCGATGCTGGTGTTGGCCGGGGCGGGCAGCGGTAAGACATCGGTTATCACGCAAAAGATCGCCTATCTGATCAACGAGTGCGGCTATAAGGCACACAACATCGCCGCCGTAACGTTCACCAACAAGGCGGCGCGGGAAATGAGGGCCCGGGTCAGCAAGTTGGTGAAGGGCAAAGCTGGCCACGGTCTGATTGTCTCGACCTTTCATACGCTCGGCCTGAACATTTTGCGTCGCGACGGCTCACACCTGGGCTTGAAACCCGGTTTTACGCTGTTCGACGATCACGACACCAAAGCATTGATCAAAGACATCGTGCTACGCGAAGTGCCCAATGCCGTCGATGAAGTCGATTTCTTCCGCCATCTGATCAGCCTGTGGAAAAACGATCTGGCTGAACCGAATGATCTACGCGGCAAGATGGAAGACGCCCGGCATTCGCTGGCGGTGGAAGTCTATGAGCAATACCTGCGCATGCTCAGCGCCTATAACGCCACCGACTTCGACGACCTGATTCGTCTGCCCACCATCCTGTTCCGCGATCACCCGGAAGTACTGGAGCGCTGGCAACGTCGCATCCGTTATTTGCTGGTGGACGAATATCAAGACACCAACGCCTCCCAGTACCAGCTGGTAAAAATGCTGGTGGGCGATCAACGCCGCTTCACCGTGGTGGGCGACGACGACCAGTCGATCTATTCCTGGCGCGGCGCCAAACCGGAAAATCTGGTGCAATTACAGGAGGATTTTCCCGGCCTGAACATCGTCAAGCTGGAGCAGAATTACCGCTCCACCGGCCTGATTCTGAAGGCCGCCAACACCGTCATCGACAACAACCCGCACGTCTTCACCAAGACGCTGTGGAGTGAGATGGGCTTTGGCGACCCGATTCGCATCATCCGCACACCCAACGACGAAGCCGAAGCCGAACGCATCGCCAACGAAATTCTGCATCAGCATCTGGTGCGACGCGGCCAGTACAAAGACTTTGCCGTGCTCTATCGCGGCAACTTCCAGGCACGGGTGTTGGAAATCAAACTGCAGCAGAACCGCATTCCCTACAAGATGACCGGCGGCACCTCCTTCTTCGCCAAGGCGGAAATCAAGGACGTGATGAGTTATCTGCGCTTGCTGGTGAACCCGGACGACGACGCGGCATTTCTGCGCATCATCAACACACCACGCCGCGAAATCGGCCCGGCAACGCTGGAAAAACTGAACGAATACGCAGGGCAACGCGGCGTCAGTTTATGCGCCGCCTGTCAGGAAGTCGGCCTGAAACAGCACTTGCCGGACAAAGCCGGCGAGCGGCTGGATCGCTTCAGCACCTGGCTCGACCGCACCATCAAAAAGCTGCACACCGAAGCCGACCCGGTCATGGTCATTCGCGAAATGATCACCGACATCAACTACGAAGCCTGGTTACGCCAGGACAGCGACACCGACCGTCAGGCCGAAAAGCGGCTAGCCAACGTGCACGTACTGATCGACAGCTTGCAGGCCATGCTCGAGCGCGGTGACGAAGACGACGATTCCGACATCCAGGTACAGGACGCCATCGGCAAGCTGGTGCTGCGCGACATCATGGATCGTCAGGAAGAGGAAGACGACAGCGACGCGGTGCAGTTAATGACGCTGCACGCCTCCAAAGGATTGGAGTTCCCGCACGTTTTCATCATGGGGCTGGAAGAAGAATTACTGCCGCACCGCAACTCGATTGAAAGCGGTGACATCGAAGAAGAACGCCGGCTGATGTACGTCGGCATCACCCGCGCGCAGCGCACACTGACGCTAACCTACGCCGCCAAACGCAAACAGTTTGGCGAGATCGTCGACTGCACACCGAGTCGCTTTCTGGATGAACTGCCACAAGATGATTTGCAGTGGGATGGTCGCGAAGATGCCGATCCGACCGCAACCCGGGAGAACGGTCGGCAATCCATCGCCAACCTGCGTGCCATGCTCAATTCGTAA
- a CDS encoding M3 family metallopeptidase produces the protein MTNPLLEHHELPPFAQFKAEHVVPAVETLLQRNRDCIEGLLAEVTDPTWASLVEPINRSHENFDNAWSVFGHLNSVKDSPELRDAYNQALNMLTEYNSWIGQHRGLFEAYQAIAKRSDFKQLSRAQQASIENSLRDFRLAGVDLNDADKKTFAGLQTELAQLSQKFSEQLLDATQAWSLHITDKNRLAGLPESARATLRQYAEQKDKDGWLVTLEMPAVIPVMTYADDRELRRETYFANVTRASELGPQAGQFDNGPVMTAILEKRQAAAKLLGFDSHADVSLATKMADSPAGVLAFLRDLAEKAVPPAKREFDELKAFARDELGLDDLQPWDVSYASEKLKEQQYSVSQEELKPYFPVPRVIDGLFETASRLFGVRFERVDDFETYHPDVQLYNVLEDGTVIARVFMDIYAREGKRGGAWMDECRRRVELAGELQKPVAYLTCNFTPPVGGKPSLLTHDEVTTLFHEFGHSLHHMLTRVNVAEVSGINGVAWDAVELPSQFLENWCWEPEALAFISGHVDSGEPLPRTLLDKMLAAKNFHSAMGTVRQLEFALFDMELHRRTNGFSASDIQGVLDSVRAEVSVTKAIPENRFQNGFGHIFAGGYSAGYYSYKWAEVLSADAFSRFEEEGVFNADTGRAFRDIILANGGTEPAGELFRQFRGREPSVDALLRHSGIAA, from the coding sequence ATGACCAATCCCCTACTCGAACACCACGAATTGCCGCCCTTCGCTCAGTTCAAAGCCGAGCACGTTGTGCCGGCGGTCGAAACCCTGTTGCAACGCAACCGCGACTGCATTGAAGGCTTGCTGGCTGAAGTCACCGATCCAACCTGGGCTTCGTTAGTCGAACCGATCAATCGCAGCCACGAAAATTTCGACAACGCCTGGTCGGTTTTCGGCCATCTCAACAGCGTAAAAGATTCGCCTGAATTGCGTGACGCCTACAACCAGGCGCTGAATATGTTGACCGAATACAATTCCTGGATCGGGCAACACCGCGGTTTGTTTGAGGCCTACCAAGCCATCGCCAAGCGCTCCGATTTCAAACAGTTGAGCCGCGCCCAGCAGGCGTCGATTGAAAATTCGCTGCGCGACTTCCGCCTCGCCGGTGTCGATTTGAACGACGCCGACAAGAAAACCTTCGCCGGTCTGCAAACCGAACTGGCCCAACTGAGCCAGAAATTCAGCGAACAGTTGCTCGACGCCACTCAGGCCTGGAGTCTGCACATCACCGACAAAAACCGGCTGGCGGGATTGCCCGAATCGGCGCGCGCAACCTTGCGCCAATACGCCGAACAAAAAGACAAAGACGGCTGGCTGGTGACGCTGGAAATGCCCGCGGTGATTCCAGTAATGACTTATGCCGACGACCGCGAATTACGCCGCGAAACCTATTTCGCCAACGTCACCAGGGCGTCGGAACTCGGCCCGCAAGCCGGCCAGTTTGATAACGGCCCGGTGATGACGGCGATTCTGGAAAAACGCCAGGCGGCGGCCAAACTGCTCGGCTTTGACAGCCACGCTGACGTTTCACTGGCGACCAAAATGGCCGACAGCCCGGCCGGCGTACTCGCCTTCTTACGCGATCTGGCCGAGAAAGCCGTACCGCCAGCCAAGCGCGAATTCGACGAACTGAAAGCCTTCGCCCGTGATGAACTGGGCCTGGACGATCTGCAACCCTGGGATGTCAGCTACGCCAGCGAAAAGCTGAAAGAGCAGCAATATTCGGTGTCGCAGGAAGAACTGAAACCCTACTTCCCAGTACCGCGCGTTATCGATGGTTTGTTTGAAACAGCCAGCCGTCTGTTCGGCGTCCGCTTTGAACGCGTCGATGACTTTGAGACCTATCACCCCGATGTTCAGCTCTACAACGTACTCGAAGACGGCACTGTGATAGCCCGAGTGTTTATGGACATCTACGCCCGCGAAGGCAAACGCGGCGGTGCCTGGATGGACGAGTGCCGGCGCCGGGTGGAACTGGCCGGCGAATTGCAAAAACCGGTCGCCTATCTGACCTGCAATTTCACCCCGCCAGTCGGTGGTAAACCGAGCCTGCTGACGCACGATGAAGTCACCACTCTGTTCCATGAATTCGGCCACAGCCTGCACCACATGCTGACCCGGGTGAACGTGGCCGAAGTGAGCGGCATCAATGGCGTCGCCTGGGATGCCGTCGAGCTGCCCAGTCAGTTCCTGGAAAACTGGTGTTGGGAGCCGGAAGCACTGGCCTTCATTTCCGGCCACGTCGACAGCGGTGAGCCACTGCCACGAACCTTGCTCGACAAAATGCTCGCGGCGAAGAACTTCCATTCCGCCATGGGTACGGTGCGGCAATTGGAGTTCGCCTTATTCGACATGGAATTGCACCGCCGTACCAATGGCTTTTCTGCATCGGACATTCAAGGTGTTTTGGACTCTGTGCGCGCCGAAGTCAGCGTGACAAAAGCGATTCCGGAAAACCGCTTCCAGAATGGCTTTGGACACATTTTCGCTGGCGGTTATTCCGCTGGCTATTACAGCTACAAATGGGCAGAAGTATTGAGCGCAGATGCGTTCAGTCGCTTTGAAGAGGAAGGGGTGTTCAACGCCGATACCGGCCGCGCGTTCCGCGACATCATTCTGGCGAATGGGGGAACGGAACCGGCTGGAGAACTGTTCAGGCAATTCCGCGGTCGCGAGCCGAGTGTCGATGCGTTGTTGCGACACTCAGGCATCGCGGCTTAA
- the aroE gene encoding shikimate dehydrogenase, which produces MDRYAVLGHPIKHSLSPDIHAAFARQTGQKIDYQAIELPVTSFETRVWQLFKDGYKGFNITVPFKVDAHDFADELTERAKRARAVNTLTLTEDGRILGDTSDGAGLVFDLVEQLGWELAGKNLLILGAGGAVRGVLEPLLERGPAQLVLANRTLAKAEALTEDFPEVAPLAFDELSGHFDLIINGTSASLSGQLPPLPEGLLSVDTFCYDMMYGKEETVFNRWARSQGAVHCADGLGMLVGQAAVSFELWRGVRPDPTPVLKGLREQL; this is translated from the coding sequence ATGGATCGTTACGCGGTACTGGGCCACCCCATCAAGCACAGCCTGTCACCGGACATACACGCCGCTTTTGCCCGTCAGACCGGGCAAAAGATTGATTACCAGGCCATTGAATTGCCGGTGACCAGCTTCGAAACCCGCGTCTGGCAGCTGTTTAAGGATGGCTACAAGGGGTTCAACATTACCGTGCCGTTCAAGGTGGACGCCCATGACTTTGCCGACGAATTGACAGAACGCGCCAAACGCGCCCGCGCTGTCAATACTTTGACACTCACTGAGGACGGCCGTATTCTGGGCGACACCTCGGACGGAGCCGGACTGGTGTTTGATCTGGTGGAGCAATTGGGCTGGGAACTGGCCGGAAAAAACCTGTTGATCCTGGGCGCCGGCGGCGCTGTTCGAGGCGTATTGGAGCCGCTGTTGGAACGCGGTCCGGCGCAGCTGGTTCTGGCCAATCGAACCCTAGCCAAAGCCGAAGCGCTGACCGAAGATTTTCCCGAAGTTGCCCCCCTGGCATTTGACGAACTCAGTGGTCATTTCGACCTCATCATCAACGGCACTTCTGCCAGTCTGTCTGGACAATTACCCCCCTTACCGGAAGGGTTGTTGAGTGTTGATACCTTTTGCTACGACATGATGTACGGCAAAGAAGAAACGGTATTCAACCGTTGGGCGCGGTCGCAAGGTGCGGTGCATTGCGCTGATGGCTTGGGCATGTTGGTGGGGCAGGCAGCGGTGAGTTTTGAACTGTGGCGTGGTGTTCGTCCCGATCCGACACCCGTCCTGAAAGGGTTGCGAGAGCAACTCTAA
- a CDS encoding sugar efflux transporter: protein MTLTFWLQPTILRLLALCLLLGTAGASVFPVLSTHLASNLGIEPLWIGVFFGANTLAGIGVSLWLARRSDAGMSRMRILVISVSISMLGSIGLGYLDWYPALLLAGMIWFGLSSTAQPQLFALAREQVDDRQAALFQSVLRATISMSWIAGPPLAYVLFEVIGFRHLMLVTAGLFGLCLLLLPGLKDARMAPATTGVTVTDPRILGLTLVIVCLFAANSMYVVYMPIYVRDVLGLLSIAPGLLMGLAAGLEIPIMIGAGAQAYRWPLFSPLKVAALCGVFFYLGVWWFDSFSAMLALQIFNAGLVGLAAGLGISIFQTLMKDRLGMASTLYTNAIKIGSLIGSALGGVIAQVGGFDWVFLFCALLSLVALVLVYALGYNSASTSAKASS, encoded by the coding sequence GTGACACTGACATTTTGGCTACAACCGACCATTTTGCGCCTGTTGGCGCTGTGCCTGTTGTTGGGTACGGCGGGCGCGTCGGTCTTTCCGGTATTGAGTACCCATCTGGCCAGCAATCTGGGCATCGAACCGTTGTGGATTGGTGTCTTTTTTGGCGCCAATACATTGGCCGGTATCGGTGTCAGTTTGTGGCTGGCGCGACGTTCTGACGCCGGCATGAGTCGGATGCGCATTCTGGTGATCTCAGTCAGCATATCCATGCTCGGTTCCATTGGCCTGGGATATCTCGACTGGTATCCGGCCCTGTTGCTGGCCGGCATGATCTGGTTTGGTTTGTCGTCCACGGCGCAGCCGCAGTTGTTTGCGCTGGCCCGCGAACAGGTGGATGACCGCCAGGCGGCACTGTTCCAGTCGGTGCTGCGCGCCACCATTTCAATGAGCTGGATCGCCGGGCCGCCGTTAGCCTATGTGTTGTTTGAAGTGATCGGCTTCCGCCATCTGATGTTGGTCACGGCGGGTTTGTTCGGGCTGTGTCTGTTGCTGTTGCCGGGTTTGAAAGACGCACGTATGGCACCGGCAACGACCGGTGTAACGGTCACCGATCCGCGCATCCTGGGTTTGACCTTGGTGATCGTCTGCCTGTTCGCCGCCAACTCCATGTACGTTGTCTACATGCCGATATACGTGCGCGATGTGTTGGGTTTGCTCAGCATTGCGCCCGGCCTGTTGATGGGTTTGGCCGCCGGTCTGGAAATTCCGATTATGATCGGCGCCGGTGCTCAGGCGTATCGCTGGCCACTGTTTTCACCGTTGAAAGTCGCGGCCTTGTGCGGCGTGTTTTTCTATCTCGGCGTCTGGTGGTTCGACAGTTTCAGCGCCATGTTGGCGTTGCAGATTTTCAACGCCGGCCTGGTTGGCCTGGCGGCCGGCCTTGGCATCAGCATTTTTCAAACACTGATGAAAGACCGCCTCGGCATGGCGTCAACGCTGTACACCAATGCCATTAAAATCGGCAGTCTGATCGGTTCGGCGTTGGGTGGCGTTATTGCCCAGGTCGGTGGTTTTGATTGGGTGTTTTTGTTCTGCGCGTTGCTCTCACTGGTGGCGCTGGTGTTGGTCTATGCGCTCGGTTATAACTCCGCCTCCACTTCGGCTAAGGCGTCATCATGA
- a CDS encoding aldo/keto reductase: MTTTTPKQRPLGGTGFAVSEIGLGCWQLGGDWGALPEGRAESVLQAATDAGVNFWDTADVYGGGTSERIIGAFNQMHPDAQRVIVTKAGRDASLYPDGYRRDTLRASIEASRDRLLVDTLDLVQLHCIPFAEIQRGAVFEWLEECRQDGLIRFYGASVETVEEARYCLEHTQVASLQLIVNLLRQDMAEQILPQAAQQDVGVIVRLGLASGLLSGRMRKDQAFAAEDHRNYNRDGAAFYVGETFSGLPYELGVDLAEQLKTFCPDGLSLPQLALRWLLDQPAVSSVITGASRPEQIRDNAAVSALPPLPQELHRQLSDFYHQNVRSHIRGLI, from the coding sequence ATGACCACCACCACACCGAAACAACGCCCACTGGGCGGCACTGGATTCGCCGTATCTGAAATCGGTTTGGGTTGCTGGCAGCTCGGTGGCGACTGGGGTGCTTTGCCCGAAGGCCGGGCCGAATCCGTATTGCAGGCGGCGACAGACGCCGGTGTGAATTTCTGGGACACCGCTGATGTGTATGGTGGCGGCACCAGCGAACGCATCATCGGTGCTTTTAACCAGATGCACCCCGATGCGCAGCGCGTCATCGTTACCAAGGCTGGTCGCGATGCCAGCCTGTATCCGGATGGCTATCGTCGTGACACCTTGCGTGCGTCCATCGAGGCATCCCGTGACCGGCTATTGGTCGATACCCTCGATCTGGTGCAGTTGCACTGCATTCCCTTTGCCGAAATTCAGCGTGGCGCCGTATTCGAATGGTTGGAGGAGTGCCGCCAGGATGGCTTGATTCGTTTCTACGGCGCCAGCGTCGAAACCGTCGAAGAAGCGCGTTATTGCCTGGAACACACCCAGGTCGCCAGCTTGCAGTTGATCGTCAATTTGCTGCGCCAGGACATGGCCGAACAGATACTGCCGCAGGCAGCGCAGCAGGACGTTGGTGTGATTGTGCGGTTAGGGCTGGCGAGCGGTTTGCTGTCCGGCCGTATGCGCAAAGACCAGGCATTTGCCGCCGAAGATCATCGCAATTACAACCGCGATGGCGCGGCGTTTTATGTCGGCGAAACCTTTTCCGGTCTGCCGTATGAACTGGGCGTCGATCTGGCCGAGCAATTAAAGACGTTTTGTCCGGACGGCCTCAGCCTGCCGCAACTGGCACTGCGTTGGTTGCTCGATCAGCCGGCGGTCAGCAGCGTCATCACCGGCGCCAGCCGACCGGAGCAGATTCGCGACAATGCCGCCGTTTCAGCGTTGCCGCCGTTGCCGCAAGAACTGCATCGACAACTGAGCGATTTTTATCACCAAAACGTACGTTCACACATTCGAGGATTGATCTAA
- a CDS encoding LysE family translocator — MINTALLAAFIPTFLFVSLTPGMCMTLSMSLGITIGVRRTFWMMAGELVGVGLVAVCAVVGVAAIMLGSPQIFMAFKWAGGAYLLWLGVQMWRSRGKLAIPETGDSAHASARPLQLATQGFVTAVANPKGWAFFMVLLPPFLDDSRPLAPQLAALIAIILMIEWLSLILYASGGKTLSKLLSRGSNVRRINRVAGTLMMGVGVWLALG, encoded by the coding sequence ATGATCAACACCGCTTTGCTCGCTGCTTTTATTCCGACGTTTCTGTTTGTCTCGCTCACCCCCGGCATGTGCATGACGCTATCGATGAGTCTGGGCATCACCATTGGCGTGCGCCGTACCTTCTGGATGATGGCCGGTGAATTGGTCGGTGTTGGCCTAGTGGCGGTCTGTGCTGTGGTCGGGGTAGCAGCGATCATGCTCGGCTCGCCGCAGATTTTTATGGCCTTCAAGTGGGCCGGTGGTGCGTACCTGCTGTGGCTGGGTGTGCAGATGTGGCGTTCGCGTGGCAAGTTGGCGATTCCGGAGACTGGCGACTCGGCGCATGCCAGTGCCCGGCCGCTGCAATTGGCGACGCAGGGCTTTGTCACCGCCGTTGCCAATCCCAAAGGCTGGGCGTTTTTTATGGTGTTGCTGCCGCCGTTTCTTGACGACAGCCGGCCGCTGGCACCGCAGCTGGCAGCGCTGATTGCCATCATTCTGATGATCGAATGGTTGTCGCTGATTCTCTACGCCAGTGGCGGCAAGACGCTGAGCAAGTTGCTGTCACGTGGCTCGAACGTGCGTCGCATTAATCGGGTCGCAGGCACGTTGATGATGGGCGTCGGTGTCTGGTTGGCGCTGGGCTGA
- a CDS encoding DUF1244 domain-containing protein: MDSQTRTEIEAAAFRRLLEHLSERTDVQNIDLMNLAGFCRNCLSRWYSEAAAERGEQIDKEAAREIVYGMPYDDWKAQYQSEASADQQASFERNRHD; encoded by the coding sequence ATGGATTCCCAAACCCGAACTGAAATCGAAGCCGCGGCCTTTCGTCGCCTGCTCGAGCATTTGTCCGAACGCACCGATGTGCAAAACATCGATCTGATGAACCTCGCCGGTTTCTGCCGCAATTGTCTGTCGCGCTGGTACAGCGAAGCGGCCGCCGAACGTGGCGAACAGATTGATAAAGAAGCCGCCCGCGAAATCGTCTACGGCATGCCCTACGACGATTGGAAGGCCCAGTACCAAAGCGAAGCCAGTGCCGACCAGCAAGCTTCATTCGAGCGCAACCGCCATGACTGA
- a CDS encoding SEC-C metal-binding domain-containing protein, which translates to MTETAVQSLSFSDARRWLIDQIDDEAASAVPPSIEGVDGYLFAIAQAPVPVSASEWVGDLLVLFSADVDNREALNALLSYQRHLEKRCQEQRYPIPELNGLDAIDQIQPGRPLNDWSRGFDLGFDHVEALWQRLIPAELKAELDSQRFALGFFASPEKARAFLADRDSKMRPEQLADQILGQFPKAVDLHARLSMSVSEVAQATLEPRVGRNDPCPCGSGKKYKHCCLQ; encoded by the coding sequence ATGACTGAAACCGCCGTTCAAAGCCTGAGTTTTAGTGATGCGCGTCGCTGGCTGATCGATCAAATCGATGACGAAGCGGCCAGTGCCGTGCCGCCATCAATCGAAGGCGTCGATGGCTATTTGTTTGCCATCGCCCAGGCGCCAGTGCCGGTGTCCGCCAGCGAATGGGTGGGCGATTTGCTGGTGTTGTTCAGTGCCGACGTTGATAACCGCGAGGCGCTGAATGCCTTGTTGTCGTATCAGCGGCACCTGGAAAAACGCTGTCAGGAACAGCGCTATCCGATTCCGGAATTGAATGGTCTGGACGCCATCGATCAGATTCAACCGGGCCGGCCACTGAACGACTGGAGCCGCGGCTTTGATCTCGGTTTCGATCACGTCGAGGCGTTGTGGCAGAGACTGATTCCGGCCGAATTAAAAGCCGAGCTGGACAGCCAGCGTTTTGCCCTCGGCTTCTTTGCCTCGCCGGAAAAAGCGCGCGCCTTTTTGGCGGATCGCGATTCCAAAATGCGGCCGGAACAGCTGGCCGATCAGATTCTCGGTCAGTTCCCTAAAGCGGTGGATTTGCACGCCCGGCTGTCGATGTCAGTCAGCGAAGTGGCGCAGGCGACACTGGAACCCCGCGTTGGCCGCAACGACCCTTGCCCGTGCGGCAGCGGCAAAAAATACAAACACTGCTGCCTGCAATAA
- a CDS encoding potassium channel beta subunit family protein: protein MHYRRLGKAGLKVSALSLGSWVTFGKQVDLKDAKTLLKTAYDAGVNFFDNAEGYEAGESERIMGDAIQALGLPRDTFAVSSKVFWGGDGPMQLGLSAKHVRDACDAALGRLKVDYLDLYFCHRPDIDTPIEETVRAMDNLIRQGKVMYWGTSEWSAQQITEAHAIARQEHLTPPTMEQPQYNMFVRNKVEAEFRPLYDGPGLGTTIFSPLASGLLTGKYLDGIPSGSRFELPGYEWLKKALRSEEGQQRLEKIRQLKPLADELGISLTHLALAWCLKNPNVSTVILGASRLEQLNDNLAALDAVAKLDTAVMDRIEAILDNRPPAPERFGQ from the coding sequence ATGCATTATCGTCGTCTGGGCAAAGCCGGCTTGAAAGTCTCAGCGTTGTCGCTGGGTTCCTGGGTCACCTTTGGCAAACAGGTGGATTTAAAAGACGCCAAAACGCTGCTGAAAACCGCCTACGATGCCGGCGTTAATTTCTTCGACAACGCCGAAGGTTACGAAGCCGGCGAATCGGAACGCATCATGGGCGATGCCATTCAGGCACTTGGTCTGCCGCGCGATACCTTTGCGGTATCGTCCAAAGTTTTCTGGGGCGGTGATGGCCCGATGCAATTGGGCCTTTCAGCCAAACACGTGCGTGACGCCTGCGATGCCGCCTTGGGCCGCTTGAAAGTCGATTATCTGGATCTGTATTTTTGTCACCGTCCGGACATCGACACGCCAATCGAAGAAACCGTGCGCGCCATGGACAACCTGATCCGTCAGGGCAAAGTCATGTACTGGGGTACGTCTGAATGGAGCGCGCAACAGATCACCGAAGCGCACGCCATTGCGCGCCAGGAACACTTGACGCCGCCGACGATGGAACAGCCGCAATACAACATGTTCGTGCGCAACAAAGTCGAGGCCGAATTCCGGCCGTTGTACGACGGCCCGGGTCTGGGCACGACGATTTTCTCGCCACTCGCCTCCGGTCTGCTGACCGGCAAATACCTCGACGGCATTCCCAGTGGCAGTCGTTTTGAGTTGCCTGGTTACGAGTGGCTGAAGAAAGCGTTGCGCAGTGAAGAAGGTCAGCAACGGCTGGAAAAAATCCGCCAGTTAAAACCGCTGGCCGATGAATTAGGCATCAGCCTGACGCATCTGGCACTGGCCTGGTGTTTGAAAAACCCCAACGTCAGCACCGTGATTCTGGGCGCGTCGCGACTGGAGCAACTGAACGACAACTTGGCTGCGCTCGACGCCGTTGCAAAACTCGACACGGCCGTCATGGACCGCATCGAGGCAATTCTGGATAATCGCCCGCCTGCGCCGGAACGCTTCGGCCAGTAA